One stretch of Pedobacter riviphilus DNA includes these proteins:
- a CDS encoding outer membrane beta-barrel family protein, with product MKTLFTLIACLMVCGASFAQKLNKLTGKIIDEKTVPVSFAIVRVLNYPDTTVIKSVSTNIEGEFAIDQLKSGEYVLSISIVGFKSKKTNHFALSEDLKLPAITIESLSKQLKEVSVQGKKPFIEHQIDKMVLNVENSIIATGGTALEILEKAPGVQLDRQNDQILLNNKSGVMVMIDGKNNFLSSADLTVYLNGLSSSQIATIEIITNPSAKYDAAGNAGIINIKLKKNKAFGTNGSVSSTYRNAIRANLPTNIYGSELNFNLNHRVEKWNFFTNANASKNNNFSNLFLERSTNANGLQSNFNQNFRKIYTGSRLAAKLGADYYAGEKTTIGIMLDGSTNTRKLDNFSQTFINEIKGAVAGNNSLIQYSDANTPNKNYSANFNIRHDFKKEGASLNFDADYSGFDYSGLENFNTNFYDDKGAVYNNTVIKNNSKTVIDIYAAKTDFTWPISKTAKIETGLKSAYVKTNNDFLSSALVNNEWQNVVGQSNNFIYKENVNAAYANLSKDWDKWQVQAGLRAEYTQSTGTSVTNNTSVKQHYLSLFPTVFVSQKISESSNLRYSYGRRIDRPNYQQLNPFNFYMDPYTIAQGNPYLKPQFTNNFEVSYNYKSGLSFSLSYSKTKDLILDSKTAQNDSTRIVTVGQGNIGSGQYYTAGLYFPLTIAKWWSLQNNFNLFYNKFKDDNLEGAPFTLSKVMYNFNINSSITLPDNWTLETNFWLNSPRVRGIERTIIYQKALNMGVQKSFLNKALKLRLNVDDIFQSNYWKGTLDYQNVNLRVQNNYISRRATFSISYSFGNQNLKSNQDRKTAADDVKGRAGG from the coding sequence ATGAAAACATTATTTACGCTAATTGCATGCCTAATGGTGTGTGGGGCTTCTTTTGCCCAAAAATTAAATAAACTTACAGGGAAAATTATTGATGAAAAGACTGTTCCGGTGTCGTTTGCCATTGTTCGGGTTTTAAATTATCCTGATACCACAGTGATTAAAAGTGTATCGACCAATATTGAAGGGGAGTTTGCAATCGATCAGTTGAAAAGTGGTGAATATGTGTTATCGATCTCAATAGTGGGTTTTAAAAGTAAAAAGACTAATCACTTTGCGCTTAGCGAAGATTTGAAATTACCGGCCATTACGATCGAAAGTTTAAGCAAACAATTAAAAGAAGTGAGCGTTCAGGGCAAAAAACCTTTTATTGAACATCAGATTGATAAAATGGTACTTAATGTAGAGAACAGCATTATTGCAACAGGCGGTACGGCGCTCGAAATTTTAGAGAAGGCGCCTGGTGTACAGTTAGACAGGCAAAATGACCAGATTTTATTGAACAATAAATCGGGTGTAATGGTAATGATTGATGGAAAGAACAACTTTTTATCGAGTGCCGATTTAACGGTTTATCTAAATGGCTTAAGCAGCAGCCAGATTGCTACCATTGAAATTATCACTAACCCATCGGCTAAATATGATGCTGCTGGCAATGCTGGTATCATCAATATCAAACTAAAAAAGAATAAGGCATTTGGTACTAACGGAAGTGTTTCATCAACCTATCGTAATGCAATAAGGGCTAACTTACCCACCAATATTTACGGATCGGAGCTTAACTTCAACCTAAATCACCGTGTAGAAAAGTGGAATTTTTTCACCAATGCCAACGCTTCAAAAAACAATAATTTTTCAAATTTATTTTTAGAACGGAGCACCAATGCCAATGGTTTACAGAGTAACTTTAACCAGAATTTTCGGAAAATATATACAGGATCGCGGTTAGCCGCAAAACTCGGGGCCGATTATTACGCAGGTGAAAAAACAACCATTGGTATTATGCTTGATGGCAGTACGAATACACGTAAGTTGGATAATTTCTCTCAAACGTTTATAAACGAAATTAAGGGTGCGGTTGCCGGCAATAATTCGTTAATCCAATATTCGGATGCGAATACCCCAAACAAAAATTATAGTGCAAATTTTAATATCAGACATGATTTTAAAAAAGAAGGCGCAAGTTTAAACTTTGATGCCGATTACTCTGGCTTTGATTATTCGGGACTGGAAAATTTTAACACCAATTTTTACGATGATAAAGGTGCTGTTTATAATAATACAGTGATTAAAAATAATAGTAAAACAGTTATTGATATTTATGCTGCAAAAACTGATTTTACCTGGCCGATTTCGAAAACTGCAAAGATAGAAACCGGTTTGAAAAGTGCTTATGTTAAAACCAATAACGATTTTTTATCCTCGGCATTGGTCAATAATGAATGGCAAAATGTTGTAGGGCAAAGCAATAACTTTATTTATAAAGAAAACGTAAATGCAGCTTATGCCAATTTATCAAAAGATTGGGATAAGTGGCAAGTTCAGGCAGGTTTACGGGCAGAGTATACCCAATCTACAGGAACATCGGTAACCAATAATACATCGGTAAAACAGCATTATTTATCGTTATTTCCAACTGTTTTTGTTAGTCAGAAAATTTCGGAGAGCAGTAATTTACGTTATTCCTACGGCAGGAGGATAGATCGGCCAAATTACCAGCAATTAAATCCATTTAATTTTTATATGGATCCTTATACCATTGCGCAAGGAAACCCTTATTTAAAGCCTCAGTTTACCAATAATTTCGAAGTGAGCTATAATTATAAAAGTGGATTGTCATTTTCTTTAAGTTATTCAAAAACTAAAGATCTTATTTTAGACAGTAAAACTGCACAAAACGATAGCACCAGGATTGTTACGGTTGGACAGGGCAATATAGGCAGCGGACAATATTATACAGCAGGCTTATATTTTCCGCTTACCATTGCTAAATGGTGGAGCCTTCAAAACAATTTTAATCTTTTTTATAATAAATTTAAAGACGATAACCTGGAAGGAGCCCCTTTTACATTGAGTAAAGTAATGTACAATTTTAACATTAACAGTTCTATAACTTTACCCGATAACTGGACTTTAGAAACCAATTTCTGGCTAAATTCGCCGCGTGTGCGCGGGATAGAACGCACCATAATTTACCAAAAGGCCTTAAATATGGGCGTACAAAAAAGTTTCTTAAACAAAGCTTTAAAACTTAGATTAAATGTTGATGATATCTTCCAAAGCAACTACTGGAAAGGAACGCTCGACTATCAGAATGTGAATTTAAGGGTGCAGAACAATTATATCAGCAGAAGAGCGACATTCAGCATCAGTTATAGTTTTGGTAACCAGAATTTAAAATCAAACCAGGATAGGAAAACAGCGGCTGATGATGTGAAGGGAAGAGCTGGGGGGTAG
- a CDS encoding PspC domain-containing protein: protein MEKTIIINIGNTIIHIEESAYELLKAYLNEVKQYFANHADDLEIVTDIENRIAELLTEQLEEQKKQVVDSANVNSVIAQMGKVKDFDTVEEGEEEPVINNTYQHQYAEKKLYRDMDDRVVAGVCAGIAHYVNADPKWIRVATVLTFFLGGSGILVYALLWIIMPKAKSRIERMEMKGEPANLQGFQKNLDEELLAVKERLGEVNKHAQPIFARLGNFIGEFFEWLGRFISGTGKVIFKVIAGVIVVFGVLFLLALITGTAIFQGFWDASIYEYFPFSIVNEGNRGIILFGAFIVCFVPVLALVLFSIRIAFNKQTTNKTLSFALLIIWLVGVAVTGYQVAKILSEFKQHAELTQTTDLKAYPVYTINIDKSKYFSKEDSVAYHIDANNRHQIVVDDFEDGPFVSPNRIRIDINKSETGVTRLTQKYESQGKTFQSALQNAQNISYNYVMKDSELIFSPRFQLRKGAIWRNQEVRLNLEIPVGTKLILKQDAYRYVNNYWTWECNDSENDHNDSSIWVMTDDGLKCVAKLKEEALKKEQLEQELRDLDHLHKDKPNDTLYQDSVSNRIKEVRKELGIEPEQ from the coding sequence ATGGAAAAGACCATCATCATCAATATAGGAAACACGATTATTCACATTGAAGAAAGTGCTTACGAGCTCTTAAAGGCTTACCTAAACGAAGTAAAGCAATATTTTGCCAACCATGCAGACGACCTTGAAATTGTAACGGATATTGAAAACCGGATTGCCGAACTATTAACCGAGCAATTGGAAGAGCAGAAAAAACAAGTGGTAGATTCGGCCAACGTAAATTCTGTTATTGCGCAAATGGGAAAGGTAAAGGATTTTGATACAGTAGAAGAAGGTGAAGAAGAGCCTGTAATCAATAATACTTATCAGCACCAGTATGCCGAGAAAAAATTATACCGCGATATGGACGACCGCGTAGTAGCAGGCGTTTGTGCAGGTATAGCACATTATGTAAACGCCGATCCAAAATGGATCAGGGTGGCAACGGTGCTTACTTTTTTCTTAGGTGGATCGGGTATTTTAGTGTATGCCTTACTTTGGATCATCATGCCGAAGGCCAAATCGCGTATTGAGCGTATGGAAATGAAAGGCGAGCCGGCCAACCTTCAGGGTTTTCAAAAGAACCTGGATGAAGAATTGCTGGCAGTTAAGGAGCGTTTGGGGGAAGTAAATAAACATGCGCAACCGATATTTGCCCGACTAGGTAATTTTATCGGTGAGTTTTTCGAATGGCTCGGCCGCTTTATATCGGGCACCGGAAAAGTAATTTTTAAAGTAATTGCAGGTGTTATCGTTGTATTTGGCGTACTCTTTTTACTGGCACTAATTACTGGCACAGCTATATTTCAAGGATTTTGGGATGCAAGTATTTATGAATATTTCCCATTCTCCATTGTTAATGAAGGCAATAGAGGGATCATTTTGTTTGGTGCATTTATTGTATGTTTTGTTCCGGTTTTGGCTTTGGTGTTATTCTCGATCAGGATTGCCTTTAACAAACAGACTACTAATAAAACACTTTCTTTCGCCCTGTTAATTATCTGGTTGGTAGGTGTAGCAGTAACAGGCTATCAGGTTGCAAAGATTTTATCAGAATTTAAGCAACATGCGGAGTTAACACAAACAACCGACCTGAAAGCTTATCCTGTGTACACCATCAATATCGATAAAAGTAAATATTTCAGTAAAGAGGATAGCGTGGCTTACCACATTGATGCGAACAACCGCCACCAGATTGTAGTTGATGATTTTGAAGACGGACCGTTTGTTTCGCCGAACCGTATCCGTATTGATATTAATAAAAGCGAAACTGGTGTTACCCGTTTAACACAGAAATATGAATCGCAGGGCAAAACCTTTCAAAGTGCCTTGCAAAATGCACAGAACATTAGCTACAATTATGTAATGAAAGATTCGGAACTGATTTTTAGTCCGAGGTTTCAATTGAGAAAGGGAGCCATCTGGCGAAACCAGGAAGTAAGGCTAAATCTTGAAATTCCGGTGGGTACAAAATTAATTTTAAAGCAGGATGCTTACCGTTACGTTAATAATTACTGGACCTGGGAATGTAACGACAGCGAAAATGACCATAACGATTCTAGTATATGGGTGATGACAGATGATGGTTTGAAATGTGTTGCAAAATTGAAAGAAGAGGCCCTAAAAAAGGAACAGTTAGAGCAAGAGTTACGTGATTTAGACCATTTGCACAAAGATAAACCTAATGATACCCTTTATCAGGATTCTGTTTCAAACCGGATTAAGGAAGTTAGAAAAGAGTTGGGTATTGAGCCTGAGCAATAA
- a CDS encoding PadR family transcriptional regulator, giving the protein MIAENTQTQMRKGILEYCVLSIISRGEIYASDIIAELRTAKLLVVEGTLYPLLTRLKNNGLLSYNWVESTSGPPRKYYTLTEDGRGILSQLDQTWQELAYAVGISQKGANS; this is encoded by the coding sequence ATGATAGCAGAAAATACGCAAACACAAATGCGGAAGGGAATTCTGGAATACTGTGTTTTATCAATCATCTCGCGGGGCGAAATATATGCTTCGGATATTATTGCCGAATTAAGGACGGCAAAGCTATTGGTGGTTGAGGGCACACTATATCCATTATTAACAAGGCTTAAAAACAACGGTTTGTTAAGCTACAACTGGGTAGAATCTACCTCAGGCCCGCCGCGTAAATATTATACCTTAACCGAAGATGGTCGGGGCATTTTATCTCAACTAGATCAAACCTGGCAGGAGCTGGCTTATGCTGTAGGTATTTCACAAAAAGGAGCCAATTCATAA
- a CDS encoding amino acid permease, with protein MKKSIASIVAEANESGEGTLKRTLGPINLILIGVGLTLGAGLFSITGLAAANHSGPAVTLSFVIAALGCGFAALCYAEFASMIPVAGSAYTYSYATMGELFAWIIGWDLVLEYSVGCATVAISWSQYLTKFLASLHIYLPPQLTLSPFETAKLADGSTVNGIINIPAALVVVLMTAILIRGTKGSAIVNGIIVFLKVGVVLVFIALGWQYIDPANYHPYIPENTGTFGQFGWSGVLRGAGLVFFVFIGFDAVAASAQETKNPARDLPIGIIGSLVVCTVLFGLFGHVMTGLANYKEFANSGAPVAIAIEKTPYAWLSQAIILAILIGYTSVILIDLMAQSRMFYSISKDGLLPKMFSDVHAKFKTPYKSNIILCVFIGLFAAFVPMNVVGEMTSIGTLLAFLMVCIGILILRKTNPEAKRPFKVPFVPLIPILGILTCIAMMVFLPWETWLRLAIWLIIGLAIYFWYGKKNSKLKALKDKAE; from the coding sequence ATGAAAAAATCTATTGCCAGCATTGTTGCTGAGGCAAACGAAAGCGGCGAAGGAACGCTCAAAAGAACTTTAGGCCCTATCAATCTTATTTTAATTGGCGTAGGCCTAACGCTTGGTGCAGGTTTATTTTCGATTACAGGCTTGGCAGCGGCCAATCACTCTGGGCCAGCAGTTACATTATCTTTTGTAATCGCGGCATTGGGCTGTGGTTTTGCGGCCCTATGTTACGCTGAATTTGCATCCATGATTCCGGTTGCGGGCAGTGCCTATACCTATTCTTATGCAACCATGGGCGAACTTTTCGCCTGGATTATAGGCTGGGATTTAGTATTGGAATATTCTGTAGGCTGTGCTACTGTCGCCATTAGCTGGTCACAGTATTTAACCAAGTTTTTAGCCAGCTTGCATATTTATCTCCCTCCGCAATTAACCTTATCCCCTTTCGAAACTGCTAAACTTGCCGATGGCTCAACCGTTAATGGTATTATTAACATCCCCGCAGCATTGGTGGTGGTATTAATGACCGCCATATTGATCCGTGGTACCAAAGGATCAGCCATTGTAAATGGAATTATTGTATTTCTTAAAGTTGGTGTGGTATTGGTTTTTATTGCGCTGGGCTGGCAATATATCGATCCGGCAAACTACCATCCATACATCCCCGAAAATACCGGAACGTTTGGTCAGTTTGGATGGAGTGGTGTTCTACGTGGTGCGGGTTTAGTGTTTTTTGTATTTATAGGCTTCGATGCCGTAGCGGCTTCGGCACAGGAAACAAAGAATCCAGCGAGAGATTTACCAATCGGTATTATTGGATCGTTGGTGGTTTGTACGGTTTTATTTGGGCTGTTTGGGCATGTAATGACGGGCCTTGCCAATTATAAAGAATTTGCCAACAGCGGTGCCCCGGTAGCCATTGCCATCGAAAAAACACCTTACGCCTGGTTAAGTCAGGCTATTATTCTGGCTATTTTGATCGGTTATACTTCAGTAATTTTAATTGATTTAATGGCACAGTCGCGAATGTTCTACTCCATTAGTAAGGATGGCCTACTGCCAAAGATGTTTTCTGATGTACACGCAAAATTTAAAACGCCGTACAAATCGAACATTATACTTTGTGTATTTATTGGACTTTTTGCGGCATTTGTCCCCATGAATGTGGTCGGCGAAATGACAAGCATTGGTACATTGTTGGCTTTTTTAATGGTTTGTATTGGCATCTTGATCTTAAGAAAAACAAATCCCGAAGCTAAACGCCCATTTAAAGTTCCTTTCGTACCATTAATCCCTATTTTAGGCATTTTAACCTGTATTGCCATGATGGTATTCCTACCTTGGGAAACCTGGTTGAGGCTGGCCATATGGTTAATTATTGGCTTAGCCATTTACTTTTGGTACGGTAAAAAGAATAGCAAATTAAAAGCACTGAAAGATAAGGCAGAATAA
- a CDS encoding NAD(P)/FAD-dependent oxidoreductase translates to MDFDVIIIGGSYAGLSAALALSRATRNVLVIDAGKPCNKQTPHSHNFLTHDGDKPADIAKAAKVEVLKYPTVRFLEGKAILARQIDGGFSIGVENGENFTARKILLATGLKDVLPNIKGLADCWAISAIHCPYCHGYEVKNEKIGLLMNGDYAFEMAKNLHLWNKDLTILTNGKSQLSAEQTEKLRSKSIIIIEDEVVELLHNNGYLDHVVFKNGEKIALKAIYVKSDVEQHYNFNEQLGFELTDLKTIKVDEQQQSTAKGVYAAGDCATLFRSLSIVTAAGTMAAVVMNKEMISEDF, encoded by the coding sequence ATGGATTTTGATGTAATCATAATTGGTGGGAGCTACGCTGGTTTATCTGCTGCTTTAGCTTTGAGTAGGGCGACCAGAAATGTTTTGGTAATCGACGCTGGTAAGCCATGCAACAAGCAGACCCCACATTCACATAATTTTTTAACGCACGATGGCGATAAACCTGCCGATATTGCTAAAGCTGCGAAGGTAGAAGTGCTGAAATACCCAACAGTCAGATTTTTAGAAGGAAAAGCTATTTTGGCCAGGCAAATAGATGGAGGTTTTAGTATTGGCGTAGAAAATGGAGAAAATTTTACTGCACGGAAAATATTGTTAGCCACTGGTTTAAAAGATGTATTGCCTAATATTAAGGGTTTAGCTGATTGTTGGGCCATTTCTGCAATACACTGTCCTTATTGCCATGGCTACGAGGTGAAGAATGAAAAAATAGGCCTGTTAATGAATGGTGATTATGCGTTTGAGATGGCCAAAAATTTACATCTTTGGAATAAAGACTTAACGATTTTAACTAATGGTAAATCGCAGTTAAGTGCCGAACAGACTGAAAAACTGCGATCTAAATCCATCATCATTATAGAAGATGAAGTTGTTGAACTACTGCACAACAATGGTTATCTCGACCATGTTGTTTTTAAAAATGGTGAAAAAATAGCCTTAAAGGCGATATACGTTAAATCGGATGTTGAACAACATTACAACTTCAACGAGCAACTTGGATTTGAATTAACAGATTTAAAAACAATAAAAGTAGATGAGCAGCAGCAAAGCACTGCCAAAGGCGTTTATGCCGCAGGAGATTGTGCAACCTTATTCAGGTCGCTATCTATCGTAACAGCTGCAGGAACAATGGCTGCAGTGGTCATGAATAAGGAAATGATTTCTGAAGATTTTTGA
- a CDS encoding class I SAM-dependent methyltransferase gives MLNNYDKIANHYDTLSRLVFFKSQVNAQINQLPYIQENSRVLIVGGGTGWILEELAKIYTNGLKIVYVEISAKMIALSQKRNYKDNQVEFMNVGIENFKTDMLFDIILTPFLFDNFAEQRAAKVFRQLNEYLKKNGLWFLVDFSLNKVNGNWWKRLMLGLMYSFFKLLGIVEADKLIDMPPYFFKANYQIVEERLYYSGFIKATIFRK, from the coding sequence ATGCTTAACAACTACGATAAAATAGCCAATCATTACGATACTTTAAGTCGTTTGGTGTTTTTTAAATCCCAGGTTAATGCACAGATCAATCAACTCCCGTACATTCAGGAAAATAGCCGTGTACTAATTGTAGGTGGTGGAACCGGGTGGATCTTGGAAGAACTCGCGAAGATTTATACCAATGGCTTAAAGATCGTTTATGTAGAAATATCTGCTAAAATGATTGCGCTTTCTCAAAAACGAAACTATAAAGACAACCAGGTCGAATTTATGAATGTTGGCATAGAGAATTTTAAAACTGACATGTTATTTGATATAATTTTAACACCTTTTCTATTCGATAATTTTGCTGAGCAACGTGCTGCAAAGGTGTTTAGACAGTTAAATGAATATTTAAAGAAAAACGGACTATGGTTTCTGGTCGATTTTTCGCTCAATAAAGTCAATGGAAACTGGTGGAAGAGACTGATGCTCGGATTGATGTATAGCTTTTTTAAATTGCTGGGTATTGTAGAGGCAGATAAACTGATCGATATGCCCCCTTATTTTTTCAAAGCTAATTATCAGATTGTTGAGGAAAGGCTCTATTATAGCGGTTTTATCAAGGCAACAATCTTCAGGAAATAA
- a CDS encoding UbiA prenyltransferase family protein, whose protein sequence is MIRFVFFGNYFVGILAVALTLEATFQLRLPFNSLNYYLLLFLAPTIYYTYAYNKVSTAPSSTNPRNQWYFKHKQFINWSQAILFVSCMLLAINLLYQNFQHILALPLSYWIAILIIITAGGLYYGLLPRSFLKFNLRNTGWLKAFVIGFVWACCANVLPLIMLKIETGVGYHDSVLWTWLFIKNWMFCTVNAIIFDIKDYPTDANKHLRTFVVRYGLRRTIFSILIPLLIIGLVSLGIFASYKGFGVPQVLFNVLPFILTIYVAYSMHRRKNILYYLMVIDGLILFKAICGIIGMQFVQ, encoded by the coding sequence ATGATCAGGTTCGTTTTTTTTGGAAACTACTTCGTGGGTATTCTGGCTGTTGCCCTAACACTCGAAGCTACCTTCCAACTAAGGCTACCATTTAATTCATTAAATTACTACCTATTGCTTTTTCTGGCACCAACCATCTATTATACTTACGCCTACAATAAAGTTTCTACTGCACCATCCTCAACCAATCCCCGCAATCAATGGTATTTCAAGCATAAGCAATTTATCAATTGGAGCCAGGCAATACTTTTTGTAAGCTGTATGCTGTTGGCTATTAATCTCCTCTACCAAAACTTTCAGCATATTCTGGCCCTTCCGCTTAGTTATTGGATAGCGATATTGATTATCATCACTGCAGGAGGGTTATACTACGGTTTATTGCCCAGGTCTTTCCTCAAATTTAATCTTCGGAATACGGGCTGGTTAAAAGCTTTTGTAATCGGTTTCGTATGGGCCTGTTGTGCCAATGTGTTACCGCTAATTATGCTTAAAATTGAGACAGGAGTGGGTTACCATGATTCTGTATTGTGGACTTGGCTATTTATTAAAAATTGGATGTTCTGCACGGTTAATGCAATCATTTTTGATATTAAAGATTACCCAACCGATGCGAATAAACATTTAAGAACCTTTGTTGTACGTTATGGTTTGCGCAGAACAATCTTCAGTATCCTCATTCCATTGCTGATTATAGGTTTAGTTTCTTTAGGTATATTTGCCAGTTACAAAGGATTTGGAGTGCCACAGGTTTTATTTAATGTGTTGCCATTCATCCTGACCATTTACGTGGCCTATTCCATGCACCGCAGAAAAAATATCCTTTATTATCTGATGGTAATTGATGGATTGATCCTGTTTAAGGCCATCTGTGGAATAATCGGGATGCAGTTTGTACAGTAG
- a CDS encoding VOC family protein has protein sequence MEDLKNSTSTADTTPKVTGIGGIFFFSDNPKETKDWYAKNLGVEVNAWGSVSFDSRNINNPDEVETLQWSPFKKGDEYFSPSKKEFMINYRVQNLEALLEKLKENGVTILDEVATYDFGKFVHIMDAEGNKIELWEPR, from the coding sequence ATGGAAGATTTAAAAAACTCAACTTCAACTGCCGATACCACCCCAAAAGTAACAGGGATTGGTGGCATTTTCTTTTTCTCAGACAATCCAAAAGAAACAAAAGACTGGTATGCGAAAAACTTAGGGGTAGAAGTTAACGCATGGGGATCAGTGAGTTTTGACTCCAGGAATATCAACAACCCTGATGAAGTTGAAACCTTGCAGTGGAGTCCGTTTAAAAAAGGGGATGAATATTTTTCGCCATCAAAAAAGGAATTCATGATCAATTATCGTGTTCAAAATCTTGAGGCGCTATTGGAGAAACTTAAAGAAAACGGTGTAACCATACTCGATGAAGTTGCCACTTATGATTTTGGAAAATTTGTCCATATTATGGATGCAGAAGGCAATAAAATTGAGTTATGGGAGCCTAGATAA
- the recO gene encoding DNA repair protein RecO — translation MLHKVRGIVLKTTNYSESSVVVQVLTDKFGMQSYLINGVKKPKAKIKMNMLQSLHLLDMVVYHKANTNIQRVSEVRQTPVFKSIPYDMIKTSIVIFLNEVLYKSIRQQSADEHLFDYIFNSIAWFDEVEEINPNFHLSFLLKLTRFLGFSPNEKRRNDQIYFDLQEGEFTSRLPIHSNYLQLEDAIGFISLFHTPLEKISEIKMSNTQRRFLLDKVLVFYTLHTASFGVVQSHKILETLLS, via the coding sequence ATGTTGCACAAAGTTAGGGGCATAGTTTTAAAGACTACAAACTACAGCGAAAGCAGTGTGGTGGTGCAGGTGCTTACTGATAAATTTGGTATGCAGTCTTACCTCATTAATGGTGTTAAAAAGCCAAAGGCGAAGATTAAGATGAATATGCTGCAATCGCTCCATTTGTTGGATATGGTAGTTTATCATAAAGCAAATACCAACATTCAAAGGGTATCTGAAGTTAGGCAAACGCCAGTTTTTAAAAGTATCCCATATGATATGATTAAAACCAGTATCGTTATTTTTTTAAATGAGGTACTGTATAAAAGTATCAGGCAACAATCGGCCGATGAGCATCTATTCGATTATATTTTTAATTCTATCGCCTGGTTTGATGAAGTTGAAGAGATCAATCCGAATTTTCACCTGTCGTTTTTATTGAAACTTACCCGGTTTTTAGGTTTTTCTCCTAATGAGAAAAGAAGAAATGATCAGATTTATTTCGATCTGCAGGAGGGAGAGTTTACCTCCAGACTGCCCATTCATTCCAATTACCTTCAATTGGAAGATGCTATCGGGTTTATTTCGCTTTTTCATACACCACTCGAAAAAATTTCCGAAATAAAAATGAGCAATACACAGCGCCGGTTTTTGTTAGATAAGGTGTTGGTATTCTATACCTTACACACTGCCTCATTCGGGGTAGTACAATCGCATAAAATCCTCGAAACTTTGTTAAGTTGA